From the genome of Candidatus Neomarinimicrobiota bacterium:
AATAATGGTGGCAAACAATATCTGAAGACCAACCCCCCAGAAAATGACGCGCCACGGGATGATCCTTTTATTGTTGGACATCAGATACCCCACAAACATCAGTGCAATCAATCCGAAAAAGCTGACAAAGCGCATGGAAACCTCTCAACGACAGTGTTAGAGTGTTTAGGTAACGACGTATTATAGTATTATTGTGTTAAAGTATTATGGTTAAAACCGGTCAGACCTCTGGTGTCCACAGTCCTGTGTTGCGTGTATCGCACTTGTTGGTAGTGACCGTTTTAGCGGTTTTCGTCCCTTCTTTACCGACAATACAACTCCACTCCCTGGCCCTTCCTCCTTTGTCCCTGCTTACAACCCCATCGCGGACTTTAATCGGGAGACCTAACCTCGTCTACTTATTTCCTTATGCAATATACCTATTTTTTTCCGGTCTCACGTCTCCTCCGCCGCGACGGACTACAGTCTCCATCCGTTTTTTCCCTTCTCCGTTTTAATACGCAGTCCGTAATGTGCAATACATCATCCGTTTCTTGGGGGTTCGTAACACCGGCGGCATCGTGCTTCATATACGTCCGACGCACCGACCACCACCCGTTCCTGGGATTCCGTGAGCCGCTGGGTGAAACTGGCGGGATTTCCGCACTTCATACAGATCGCCAGCGTCTTGGTGATGTATTCTGCGACCGCCAGCAATTGCGGCATCGGCTCGAACGGAACGCCCCGGTAATCCGTGTCCAGTCCCGCAACGATGACCCGTTTCCGGGCGTTGGCCAGTTCCTGGCAGACCTCAATTAAATTTTCATTGAAGAACTGGGCCTCGTCGATGCCGAGCACCTGGGCATCCTGGGCAAGATCCAAAATCTCTTCGGCATCGTCAACAGTGTGGCTGGCAATACGCTGCTGGTTGTGGCTCACGACGTAATCATCGGCGTATCGGTTATCGACGAGCGGCTTGAAGATCTCCACGGCCTGCTTGGCAATCTGCGCCCGGCGCAGGCGCCGAATCAGCTCTTCTGTCTTACCGGAGAACATGGAGCCACAGATGACTTCAATCCAGCCGGATTCGTACGGAACGATTGTGGGTGGGGTCATTTCTCTCCCTGAAATTAATTGTCCATTTGATCGATCAGTGCGGTGATTTTGGTTTTTAGCAGGTCGATGGCGACGGTATTGTGACCCCCTTCCGGGATAATAATATCCGCGAATCGCTTGGTCGGTTCCACGAACTGGAGGTGCATGGGACGAACGCTTCGCTGGTATTGCTCGATGACCGACTCCATACTGCGGCCGCGCTCCCGGATATCCCGCTGGAGACGTCGGATAAAACGGATATCGTCATCAGTTTCTACGAACGCTTTGATGTCCATCATCTCCCGGAGCTCGGGATCGGCCAGAACGAGGATACCTTCCAATACAATAATATGGTGGCCAGAGATGGTGCGGGTCCGGTCGCTTCGTGTGTGGGTCTTGTAATCGTAGACCGGAATCTCGACGGTTTTACCATTTAGAAGATCCGCCATGTTTTGCTTCATCAGGTCCCAGTCGAAGGCTTCCGGATGGTCGAAGTTGCGTTCATCTCTGGCCGACTTCGGAATATCAGCGAGATCCTTGTAGTAGGCATCCTGTTCAAGGATTGAGACTTTGGAGGAATCGATCTGCCGAAACAGGTTTTTAGCTACCAGGGTCTTCCCTGACCCGGAACCGCCCGCCAAACCGAACAGGATCGCTTTTTTCATGATCTTTCATCACCTCCCGGTAGGTGTGACGCATCAAACGGATGCGGAAAGAAATCGCTCATGGTGTGTTCCTTGAGATGCTCATTGTCGTCGACAAGATAGACCGGAATATCTCCGGCGAACTCCCAGAGAATTTGTCGGCAGGCGCCGCACGGGGAGGCGCCGTTTTCCGTGGCTATTGCAATGGCGGCGAATTGTCGGTGCGACTGTGCCAGGGCGGAAAAGATGGCCACGCGTTCCGCGCAAAGCGTCAGTCCGTAGGTACTGCTTTCGATATTTC
Proteins encoded in this window:
- a CDS encoding thymidine kinase, with the protein product MTPPTIVPYESGWIEVICGSMFSGKTEELIRRLRRAQIAKQAVEIFKPLVDNRYADDYVVSHNQQRIASHTVDDAEEILDLAQDAQVLGIDEAQFFNENLIEVCQELANARKRVIVAGLDTDYRGVPFEPMPQLLAVAEYITKTLAICMKCGNPASFTQRLTESQERVVVGASDVYEARCRRCYEPPRNG
- the udk gene encoding uridine kinase; translation: MKKAILFGLAGGSGSGKTLVAKNLFRQIDSSKVSILEQDAYYKDLADIPKSARDERNFDHPEAFDWDLMKQNMADLLNGKTVEIPVYDYKTHTRSDRTRTISGHHIIVLEGILVLADPELREMMDIKAFVETDDDIRFIRRLQRDIRERGRSMESVIEQYQRSVRPMHLQFVEPTKRFADIIIPEGGHNTVAIDLLKTKITALIDQMDN
- the cdd gene encoding cytidine deaminase, whose amino-acid sequence is MTDTSVSKDVLAREAITARAQAIAPYSGYQVGAALLADSGEVITAGNIESSTYGLTLCAERVAIFSALAQSHRQFAAIAIATENGASPCGACRQILWEFAGDIPVYLVDDNEHLKEHTMSDFFPHPFDASHLPGGDERS